A stretch of DNA from Bacteroidales bacterium:
AAATTGCTGTCGAAACTAATGTCGGAAATACGTAAATTTAATAGTTCGCTCCGCCTTAAACCTAAACCGTAAATAGTGCTTAATGCCATTTTGTGCTTTAAGTTGCTTATCTTTTCTAAGTTTTGCTTAATTATTTGTATCGGAATAACTTTTGGGAGTTCTTGTGTTTTTCTGGGCCTTTCTGTACGCTCAAACTCAAGTTGTATGCCGCGCATTTTTAAATAATATGTTTTAATTGCACTTATGGTTTGATTCTGAAAACTGCTGGAAATATGGTTGGGAATAATAAATTCTGAGTTGTATCTAAAAAGTTCTTCTTCGCCAATAATATCAACTTCTTTATCATTGAAAAATCTGAAAAATGAATCAAGATGATTAAGGTAGGTATCTACGGTGTTTTTGGCATATCGTTGATTCTGCATCCAGTTTTTAAACTTTATTAATTCTTGCTCTTGCTCCTTACTTAAAGGCTTTTTCTTTAAAGCTATTAATGCTTTATTGGGCTTTTTGCGAGATCTGCTAAAAGTATTTTTTACCTCTTCATCTGTATTCTCATTTTTGTGTGTAACAAAAGCACTATAGTCGAGATACCAACTCTTTTTTTGTTTTATATGATTGAAAATACGATTTATAATCGTACTATCATATTCAATAAAATATTGTTTGCGGTTTTTACTCCAACGAATTCCCTCCAGTTTTTCGATATGATTATGTACTGCTGTTGATTCACCACAATCGAAAAGGACAAATTTTTTGTCTAAATAACTAAGAGGTTCAATGCGTATTATTTCTGAAGGATGATAGGTGTTCATACTTTTGCGATTTGAAAATTGGAATTAAGTTAAGAGGTATAGTTTGACTTTAATAATGCTGATGCGAAGTTTTTAGCTACGCTTAATAATTCCAATTGATTGACATCTCAAAGTTAGAAATAATATTTAAAAATACAATCTCTTGAAGCTTAAAATCTTTCTAAATGGCTTCTGTTTAAACGGAATATCTAAAAATTCCATTGCAAACGACTAAAGTACATTTGTCCAATATCGCCATATTCTGTGCCTTTATCGCCCCAAAAAGTTTGAGCAATAAAGTATAAGCTTACATTATCGCTAACAGAAATGTTTACCGAAGGCCCAATATAAAAAGAACCATC
This window harbors:
- a CDS encoding tyrosine-type recombinase/integrase; this encodes MNTYHPSEIIRIEPLSYLDKKFVLFDCGESTAVHNHIEKLEGIRWSKNRKQYFIEYDSTIINRIFNHIKQKKSWYLDYSAFVTHKNENTDEEVKNTFSRSRKKPNKALIALKKKPLSKEQEQELIKFKNWMQNQRYAKNTVDTYLNHLDSFFRFFNDKEVDIIGEEELFRYNSEFIIPNHISSSFQNQTISAIKTYYLKMRGIQLEFERTERPRKTQELPKVIPIQIIKQNLEKISNLKHKMALSTIYGLGLRRSELLNLRISDISFDSNLVHIKNAKGFKDRTLPLPKQLKKLIINYYRAYRPKEFLIESLEKGIPYSTASLQNIFKKYFGNNKNKTTFTLHCLRHSFATHLLDSGVDLRMIQELLGHSSSKTTEIYTHVSTKSKENIHNPLDDFEL